Proteins from a single region of Corylus avellana chromosome ca11, CavTom2PMs-1.0:
- the LOC132165055 gene encoding factor of DNA methylation 4-like — protein sequence MTNKATRIQKIVPLSTIEAEYVAATNVSKEMIWLQGLLAEINFRQEKNVLHNDSQRAIHLAKNSAFHSRTKHIGLWYHFIRSLLDDEVLTLEKIQGSKNPVDMLTKTVTIEKLKLCSTLVEFTNGCLGYSEKSVREMAKEFLKDYGENGWHIFEYDSYRILLERILDKQTNGMQEEREKEKLEAKEALDLEVERLKKMYMEIQEKMGAIVEKLKEKEDELDNMNAMNRTLIIMQRQTNDELLEARKEFINGLQKVTTKANIRVKKMRELDTKPFLIATKRERTSVELCSLCEDHPKDPSWHPFKIVMDREDNAKSTKWFELDMALLEVIDEEDEKLKNLKDEYGDEVYDAVRTALKEMNEYNPSGRYVVSELWNFKEGRKATLKEGVVHILNKCKLHKRRRR from the exons ATGACAAACAAAGCTACAAGG ATACAGAAGATTGTTCCTTTATCCACTATAGAGGCAGAGTACGTGGCTGCAACTAATGTTAGCAAAGAGATGATTTGGTTACAGGGATTGTTAGCAGAAATAAATTTTAGACAAGAGAAGAATGTTTTGCACAATGATAGCCAGCGTGCGATACACTTGGCAAAGAATTCAGCATTTCATTCAAGAACCAAGCACATAGGACTTTGGTATCATTTCATCAGATCACTTCTAGATGATGAGGTGTTGACACTTGAGAAGATCCAAGGCAGCAAGAATCCAGTTGACATGTTAACCAAGACAGTTACTATAGAAAAACTGAAGTTGTGCTCAACTTTAGTTG AATTCACGAATGGATGCTTGGGATATTCTGAGAAATCTGTTCGGGAAATGGCCAAAGAGTTCCTGAAA GATTATGGAGAAAACGGATGGCACATCTTTGAATATGATTCTTACAGGATTCTACTTGAGCGCATTTTGGATAAACAAACAAATGGTATGCAAGAAGAG AGAGAAAAGGAGAAACTTGAGGCTAAAGAAGCATTGGACTTGGAGGTGGAGCGCCTGAAGAAGATGTATATGGAAATCCAAGAAAAGATGGGAGCAATTGTGGAAAAGTTGAAGGAGAAGGAGGATGAATTAGATAACATGAATGCGATGAACCGAACTCTTATAATCATGCAACGCCAAACTAACGATGAACTGCTGGAGGCTCGAAAAGAGTTCATCAAT GGATTGCAGAAAGTGACAACCAAGGCTAATATTCGCGTCAAGAAAATGAGGGAGCTTGACACTAAGCCATTCCTCATTGCAACCAAGAGAGAAAGGACATCAGTGGAGCTGTGTTCGCTGTGTGAGGACCATCCTAAGGATCCAAGCTGGCATCCGTTTAAGATCGTCATGGATAGAGAAGACAATGCTAAG TCTACAAAATGGTTTGAGTTGGATATGGCTTTATTGGAAGtaattgatgaagaagatgaaaaattgaagaatttgaagGACGAGTATGGTGATGAAGTTTATGATGCTGTTAGAACAGCTTTGAAGGAAATGAATGAATACAATCCAAGTGGTAGATACGTAGTATCAGAGCTGTGGAATTTTAAAGAAGGAAGGAAGGCAACTTTAAAAGAAGGAGTAGTCCACATACTAAATAAGTGCAAATTGCATAAACGGAGGAGACGCTGA